CCAGCCCGAGCGTGCGTCTATCACCCTTGTTGTCAACCCAGGGGCTGCCCACTAGTTGGCGCATGGCGCTGGCGATGGCCAACCCCTCCGCTTCGGACGACGTGCGGTTGCCCCGATGCGCGGCGGCGATGATGCGCAGCCCGGTGCCGCCCAGAGAGCCGGGGAAATCGACGCGCTGGCGCGCGCACTCGGGCGAGGCCTCGAGTCGCCCCTCATAGACGACTTCGGAGACGAAGCGGCAGATGTCGGGGTGCATGCGGTGTGTGGTCTCGAGGAACAGACCCATGTGCTCCGGAATGGTCGCGTTGTCCCCGAGCAGGTGCTCCAGGGCTGACGCCTCGGCGCCAGGCGGGTGAGTGGCTTTGCCGGGCTGGGCGAGTTGCTGGGGATCGCCGAGCAAGATGACGTTCCTTGCTGAGATCCCGGCAGCCAGCACATCGGCAAGGGAGACTTGTCCGGCCTCGTCGACGAAGAGCACGTCGACCGCTTCGCGCATCGCCGCGAACAGCCAGGGCGTCCCCGCCGCCACGCGCGCGGTGCCCGCGCTCAAGGCGGACTGTACGTCGATGTTGGTTTTCGCCTGACGGACGTCAGGGTCTGTTGAGCGCTGGTGGGCCTCGGAGGTTTTTTGGATCGGGTGTAGCGCGACACCATCCTTGCGCGCGAGATCACAAGCTTCGTCGAGCAGGTTGACTATGACCTTGTGGCTATTGGCGGTAATGCCGACCTTCTTGCCGGCGCGTACGAGATCCACAATGAGGCGGGCCCCCGTGGTCGTCTTGCCTGTGCCAGGCGGCCCCTGAATGGCCAGTGCAGTGTCGTCAAGCAGGTGAACGATGCGCCGCGCGGCGTCTTTGGCCAGCTCTCCGCGGCCAACGAGCGGCGCCCCGGCGATGTGGCCGGAAATGCGCGGGGGGCGCCGCAAGAGCAGATCGCGCAGCGCGCGGTAGGGCCCTGGCGCGTCGTCCAGCGAAGGGCCGGCGCTCCCTACCCAGTTGGCCAGCTCCCAGATGGCTTGCGGCTTCGGCTTTGCCGCAGGCGGGCCAGACGGGATGAGGTTCCGAGGAATCGGCCGGCCCTTACGGAGTCGCAGGTCAATCTCGCCGCGCGCGATGTCCAGGCCGACCACGTCGCCGACATCTTTCTCGATCGCAGGATCGACCGGCGACGCACCTTCGAAGATCTTGTGCTCCTGGTCGCGGTCGTACGTGAAGCGCAGGTGGTCGGTGCCGGTGACCGCACCCTGGAACTCAAGGCCGGCGAGCGCCTCGGGATCCTCGAACAGCTCGCGCTCGGACATCTCCAAGCGGTCGTAATAGGCCCACCACTCTGGCTTCTGTGCGCGCCGATGGAAGTCGATGAGTTGGGCCAACAGCCATCGCGCGCGGTCGCCCTCGCTCCAGCTTTCCGGCTTCGCTGGCAGCGGCTGCAAGAGCGTGCCTGCTGCGCCGGCGGCCTGGGCGAGGTCTTGCTGGAGCTTGTCACTGGGGGGCGCATTTCTCAGTTCGGGCCTGGGGATCGGGCCTTGCGCAGCCTCCGCCTCGGACCGCCGCGCCTCCAGCCAATCGCGGAGCGTCTGCGTGGAACGACAGTCGACCTCGTTGTAGGCGCGGATCGATTCGAGGAGCGCGGGATCGCCTGTCCGGAGCCACTCCTCATAGGCGACGATGCTCGAAGCCGCGGTCTTCACGTCACCCTCGCGTGGCCCCATGTAAAAGGCCTCGAGCGC
The nucleotide sequence above comes from Deltaproteobacteria bacterium. Encoded proteins:
- a CDS encoding TM0106 family RecB-like putative nuclease, giving the protein MQYVEGVLVVSPTDLVGYLACTHKSELDRYAALGQMERPERDDPELKVLTTRGGDHEKAYKERLSAEGNDVVTITVDGYSLAALRKAEEDTVRAMRAGAKVIYQAAFFDGRWRGHADFLLRVERPSRLGAWSYEVSDTKLTRQAKADALLQMLSYSEHVARIQGAVPQQMHVVTGDGVRRSFRVTEFAAYFRRAKAEFEAWLGAQAKAETYPEPVAHCGLCPWEERCTARRKADDHLSLVAGMRRDQTRKLIAAGIPTTSALARLPADQRVKGIGTQPLTRLREQAGLQVRQRETGKLEYRLLPQTDPTKGFALLPTPSPGDVFFDMEGDPHVDGGLEYLFGAVWLENGSYNFKAFWAHNRAEEKQAFEAFIDFVAERRARFPDLHVYHYASYERTAVSRLMGTHGTREEELDVLLRNEVFVDLYRVVMQTLRISQDSYSIKALEAFYMGPREGDVKTAASSIVAYEEWLRTGDPALLESIRAYNEVDCRSTQTLRDWLEARRSEAEAAQGPIPRPELRNAPPSDKLQQDLAQAAGAAGTLLQPLPAKPESWSEGDRARWLLAQLIDFHRRAQKPEWWAYYDRLEMSERELFEDPEALAGLEFQGAVTGTDHLRFTYDRDQEHKIFEGASPVDPAIEKDVGDVVGLDIARGEIDLRLRKGRPIPRNLIPSGPPAAKPKPQAIWELANWVGSAGPSLDDAPGPYRALRDLLLRRPPRISGHIAGAPLVGRGELAKDAARRIVHLLDDTALAIQGPPGTGKTTTGARLIVDLVRAGKKVGITANSHKVIVNLLDEACDLARKDGVALHPIQKTSEAHQRSTDPDVRQAKTNIDVQSALSAGTARVAAGTPWLFAAMREAVDVLFVDEAGQVSLADVLAAGISARNVILLGDPQQLAQPGKATHPPGAEASALEHLLGDNATIPEHMGLFLETTHRMHPDICRFVSEVVYEGRLEASPECARQRVDFPGSLGGTGLRIIAAAHRGNRTSSEAEGLAIASAMRQLVGSPWVDNKGDRRTLGLDDILVVTPFNAQVARLTELLVAGARIGTVDKFQGQQAAVTFYSMASSSAEDAPRAMEFLYELNRLNVAVSRARALSILVFSPELLRVRCRTPEQLRLANALCQFAEQAVPIEAGVDGAPTQTGDAVS